The following coding sequences lie in one Labrus bergylta chromosome 13, fLabBer1.1, whole genome shotgun sequence genomic window:
- the zgc:162396 gene encoding putative methyltransferase DDB_G0268948 translates to MTYRLFEGKEHASIYQQYRFTPPEEIKNIILQYLDRKKGQPHVLAVDLGCGTGQNSRLLAPHFQEVVGIDISECQLEEARGVPGHSNITYREGTAEDLPFPDGSVDLLTAASAAHWFDRSRFLAEASRVLKPKGCMALLGFSDTITRLHFQDCGDRLSHIYEEVKQALMPYTTNPVAACEGKLEELYSDISFPDKERIECIRVKMSLSVRNLLGFIESFSMFQAYKKKDPQRARDLLLNTQKRFLEEMGVTSPDTEIGLELGYFCVLASKPQ, encoded by the exons ATGACGTATCGACTGTTCGAGGGGAAGGAGCATGCTTCCATCTACCAACAGTATCGCTTTACTCCTCCAGAAGAGATCAAGAACATTATTCTTCAGTACCTAGATAGAAAG AAGGGACAGCCACATGTGCTGGCCGTGGATCTTGGATGTGGGACAGGTCAGAATTCCCGGCTGCTGGCACCACATTTCCAGGAAGTGGTGGGCATTGACATCAGTGAGTGTCAGCTGGAGGAGGCCAGAGGTGTACCAGGACACTCAAACATTACATACAG GGAGGGGACGGCAGAGGACCTTCCTTTTCCTGATGGCTCTGTTGACCTTCTGACAGCAGCGTCAGCAGCTCATTGGTTTGATCGGTCGAGGTTTCTGGCTGAAGCGAGTCGAGTTTTAAAACCCAAGGGTTGCATGGCTCTGCTGGGCTTCAGTGACACCATCACCAGACTTCACTTCCAGGACTGTGGAGACAGACTCAGTCACATCTACGAGGAG GTGAAACAGGCTCTGATGCCATACACTACTAATCCAGTGGCTGCATGTGAGGGAAAGCTGGAAGAGCTCTACTCAGACATCAGTTTTCCTGACAAAGAGAG GATTGAGTGTATTCGTGTGAAAATGTCCCTCTCAGTGAGGAACCTGCTGGGTTTCATTGAGTCCTTCTCCATGTTCCAAGCTTACAAGAAGAAAGATCCACAGAGGGCTCGAGACCTCCTGCTCAACACTCAGAAGAG GTTTCTGGAGGAGATGGGAGTCACGTCTCCTGACACTGAAATAGGGCTGGAGCTCGGGTATTTCTGTGTCTTGGCATCAAAACCCCAATAA
- the LOC109992221 gene encoding olfactory receptor 11H6-like, which translates to MDNVSSMFFLSGFSETRNYRFIIFFLTLLCYCTILVFNSILIDKTLHEPMYILLCTFCMNGLYGSSGFYPKFLWDLLSPVHVISYSGCLIQALVMYSFVCSDLSILAVMAYDRYLAICRPLEYHSLMSKQRLVKLVCFSVITPFCIMSTNIFLTSRLKLCSCHIARLFCVNWIIVSLACYPADTTLNNIVAYITIIFYLLHGAFIVWSYMYLIKTCVNSAENRAKFMQTCVPHLASLLTFLVTGLLDIMYIRYGSRDLPQTVQNFIAIEFLIIPQIMNPLIYGLKLKKIQHRILRFLNIKIS; encoded by the coding sequence ATGGATAATGTATCgtcaatgttttttctttcaggtttCAGTGAGACAAGGAACTACCgctttattattttcttcctcACTTTACTTTGTTACTGTACGATATTGGTGTTCAATTCTATTCTCATTGATAAAACTCTGCATGAACCAATGTATATTCTGTTGTGCACATTCTGTATGAACGGCCTTTATGGGTCATCTGGTTTCTATCCTAAGTTTCTCTGGGATCTGTTGTCTCCAGTTCATGTTATCTCATACTCTGGATGTCTCATCCAGGCTCTAGTGATGTACTCCTTTGTCTGCAGTGATCTCTCTATTCTAGCAGTGATGGCATATGATAGATACTTGGCTATATGTCGACCGCTGGAGTATCACTCCCTCATGTCCAAGCAGAGACTGGTCAAGttagtgtgtttctctgtgattACACCTTTTTGCATCATGTCAACGAACATCTTTCTAACTTCTAGATTAAAGCTGTGCAGTTGTCATATTGCCAGGCTGTTTTGTGTGAATTGGATTATTGTATCCCTTGCATGTTACCCAGCTGACACTACTCTGAACAACATTGTGGCTTATATAACGATAATTTTTTACTTACTGCACGGTGCATTTATAGTGTGGTCCTACATGTATCTcatcaaaacatgtgtgaattCTGCAGAAAACAGGGCAAAGTTCATGCAGACATGTGTGCCACATTTAGCCTCCCTGCTCACTTTCCTTGTGACTGGACTGTTGGATATTATGTATATTCGATACGGTTCAAGGGATTTACCTCAAACCGTCCAAAACTTTATCGCTATAGAGTTTCTTATCATACCTCAAATTATGAATCCTTTAATCTATGGTTTGAAACTGAAAAAGATTCAACACAGAATTCTGCGTTTTCTTAACATAAAAATCTCATAA
- the LOC109992223 gene encoding olfactory receptor 52D1-like has protein sequence MDNVSSMFFLSGLSETRNYRFIIFFLTLLCYCTILVINSILIVTIIIDKTLHEPMYILLCIFCMNGLYGSSGFYPKFLWDLLSPVHVISYSGCLIQALVMYSFACSDLSILAVMAYDRYLAICRPLEYHSLMSKQRLVKLVCFSVITPFCIMSTNIFLTSRLKLCGRHIARLFCVNWIIVLLACYPADTTLNNIVGYITIIFYVLHGAFIVWSYMYLIKTCVNSAENRAKFMQTCVPHLASLLTFLVTVLLDIMYIRYGSRDLPQTVQNFIAIEFLIIPQIMNPLIYGLKLKKIQHRILRFLNIKIS, from the coding sequence ATGGATAATGTATCgtcaatgttttttctttcaggtttAAGTGAGACAAGGAACTACCgctttattattttcttcctcACTTTACTTTGTTACTGTACGATATTGGTGATCAATTCTATTCTCATTGTGACCATCATCATTGATAAAACTCTGCATGAACCAATGTATATTCTGTTGTGCATATTCTGTATGAACGGCCTTTATGGGTCATCTGGTTTCTATCCTAAGTTTCTCTGGGATCTGTTGTCTCCAGTTCATGTTATCTCATACTCTGGATGTCTCATCCAGGCTCTAGTGATGTACTCCTTTGCCTGCAGTGATCTCTCTATTCTAGCAGTGATGGCGTACGATAGATACTTGGCTATATGTCGACCGCTGGAGTATCACTCCCTCATGTCCAAGCAGAGACTGGTCAAGttagtgtgtttctctgtgattACACCTTTTTGCATCATGTCAACGAATATCTTTCTAACTTCTAGATTAAAGCTGTGCGGTCGTCATATTGCCAGGCTGTTTTGTGTGAATTGGATTATTGTCTTGCTTGCATGTTACCCAGCTGACACTACTCTGAACAATATTGTGGGTTATATAACGATAATATTTTACGTACTGCACGGTGCTTTTATAGTGTGGTCCTACATGTATCTcatcaaaacatgtgtgaattCTGCAGAAAACAGGGCAAAGTTCATGCAGACATGTGTGCCACATTTAGCCTCCCTGCTCACTTTCCTTGTGACTGTACTGTTGGATATTATGTATATTCGATACGGTTCAAGGGATTTACCTCAAACCGTCCAAAACTTTATCGCTATAGAGTTTCTTATCATACCTCAAATTATGAATCCTTTAATCTATGGTTTGAAACTGAAAAAGATTCAACACAGAATTCTGCGTTTTCTTAACATTAAAATCTCATAA
- the LOC109992213 gene encoding olfactory receptor 6N2-like has translation MENGTNPPYFNLTMFVNIGNYRYPTFVLCFLLCAFIISANLVIVVVITFEKTLHEPMYVFIMCLSLNSLYGTAGFFFRFLTDLLSDSHLISRPACLTQVYVIYTYASYELTLLGIMAYDRYVAVCQPLHYHTKMTSKVVSILIFLAWLYPALAVFACVYLASRLPLCGNKIQKVFCANWSVVKLSCISTALNNLIGMLVTTSTVFLPLAFVLYTYVRIFLLCRKRSSEFKSKVIQSCLPHIVTFVNYSITVFCDIALSRTNLEELNPFLVVFLSLEFVFIPPLVNPLVYGLKLPDIRKVILRMLSCS, from the coding sequence ATGGAAAACGGCACTAATCCCCCTTACTTTAACCTCACCATGTTTGTGAACATAGGCAACTACCGCTACCCAACAtttgtcttgtgtttcctgttgtgcGCTTTCATCATCTCAGCAAATCTTGTCATCGTTGTTGTAATCACCTTTGAGAAGACTCTACATGAGCCCATGTATGTTTTCATCATGTGTCTGTCTCTCAACTCTCTGTACGGCACCGCAGGCTTCTTCTTCCGATTTCTGACTGACCTTTTGTCTGACAGTCATTTGATCTCACGACCAGCTTGTTTAACTCAGGTATATGTCATTTACACCTATGCTTCCTATGAGCTCACCCTTTTAGGCATTATGGCATATGATCGCTATGTTGCTGTTTGTCAGCCTTTACATTACCACACCAAAATGACCTCAAAGGTGGTTTCCATACTGATTTTCTTGGCATGGCTCTATCCTGCCTTGGCTGTTTTTGCCTGTGTGTATTTGGCTTCCAGACTTCCATTGTGTGGAAATAAGATACAAAAGGTGTTCTGTGCAAACTGGTCTGTTGTAAAACTGTCATGTATCTCGACGGCGCTCAATAACCTTATTGGTATGCTTGTGACGACCAGCACTGTCTTTCTGCCTCTGGCTTTTGTCTTGTACACATATGTGCGGATTTTCCTCCTCTGTCGGAAACGCTCCTCAGAGTTCAAGAGCAAAGTCATACAAAGCTGTCTGCCACACATTGTCACGTTTGTCAACTATTCTATCACTGTGTTTTGTGATATCGCCCTCAGTAGAACCAATCTGGAGGAGCTGAATCCGTTTCTGGTGGTTTTCTTATCACTCGAGTTCGTTTTCATTCCCCCCCTTGTGAATCCTCTCGTCTACGGCCTGAAGCTTCCAGATATAAGGAAAGTTATTTTAAGAATGTTATCATGCTCATAA
- the LOC109992222 gene encoding olfactory receptor 52D1-like, with protein sequence MDNVSSMFFLSGLSETRNYRFTIFFLTLLCYCMILVVNSILIVTIIIDKTLHEPMYILLCIFCINGLYGSSGFYPKFLWDLLSPVHVISYSGCLIQALVMYSFACSDLSILAVMAYDRYLAICRPLEYHSLMSKQRLVKLVCFSVITPFCIISTNIFLTSRLKLCSRHIARLFCVNWIIVSLACYPADTTLNNIVAYITIIFYVLHGAFIVWSYMYLIKTCVNSAENRAKFMQTCVPHLASLLTFLVTVLLDIMYIRYGSRDLPQTVQNFIAIEFLIIPPIMNPLIYGLKLKKIQHRILRFLNFKIK encoded by the coding sequence ATGGATAATGTATCgtcaatgttttttctttcaggtttAAGTGAGACAAGGAACTACCGCTTTActattttctttctcactttaCTTTGTTACTGTATGATATTGGTGGTCAATTCTATTCTCATTGTGACCATCATCATTGATAAAACTCTGCATGAACCAATGTATATTCTGTTGTGCATATTCTGTATAAACGGCCTTTATGGGTCATCTGGTTTCTATCCTAAGTTTCTCTGGGATCTGTTGTCTCCAGTTCATGTTATCTCATACTCTGGATGTCTCATCCAGGCTCTAGTGATGTACTCCTTTGCCTGCAGTGATCTCTCTATTCTAGCAGTGATGGCATACGATAGATACTTGGCTATATGTCGACCGCTGGAGTATCACTCCCTCATGTCCAAGCAGAGACTGGTCAAGttagtgtgtttctctgtgattACACCCTTTTGCATCATATCAACGAACATCTTTCTAACTTCTAGATTAAAGCTGTGCAGTCGTCATATTGCCAGGCTGTTTTGTGTGAATTGGATTATTGTATCCCTTGCATGTTACCCAGCTGACACTACTCTGAACAATATTGTGGCTTATATAACGATAATATTTTACGTACTTCACGGTGCTTTTATAGTGTGGTCCTACATGTATCTcatcaaaacatgtgtgaattCTGCAGAAAACAGGGCAAAGTTCATGCAGACATGTGTGCCACATTTAGCCTCCCTGCTCACTTTCCTTGTGACTGTACTGTTGGATATTATGTATATTCGATACGGTTCAAGGGATTTACCTCAAACCGTCCAAAACTTTATCGCTATAGAGTTTCTTATCATACCTCCAATTATGAATCCTTTAATCTATGGTTTGAAACTGAAAAAGATTCAACACAGAATTCTGcgttttcttaactttaaaatcaaataa
- the zgc:162780 gene encoding putative methyltransferase DDB_G0268948 — MTYRLFEGKEHASSYWKYRISPSDHLIQQVIDFLEKQKGGPYELAVDVGCGSGQGTVLLSKHFASVVGTDVSPAQIEMALQHAKEPNVTYRHCVAEELPFADGSVDLMTAMSAFHWFDRPRFLKEAHRVLKPRGCLALLNYTIDMELSHPDCCSQTLNDVCKEFYEALKPYRSPHLGVSSIELYREAYNSIPYPDKEWQECVWVKRPVPLSSYMGLVESFSSFQRLLREDPQKATELSRDICQKLMSVMRVTSEDTEVVLAVKYFYLLASKPQEA; from the exons ATGACTTACCGCCTGTTTGAAGGCAAAGAGCATGCTTCTTCCTACTGGAAATACAGGATCTCTCCATCCGATCATCTCATACAACAGGTGATTGACTTCCTGGAAAAACAG AAAGGGGGTCCCTATGAGTTGGCTGTGGATGTGGGTTGCGGCTCAGGACAGGGCACAGTGCTGCTGTCCAAACACTTTGCCTCCGTGGTGGGGACTGACGTTAGTCCCGCCCAGATAGAAATGGCATTGCAGCATGCCAAGGAACCAAATGTTACATATCG ACATTGTGTGGCAGAGGAGCTGCCATTTGCTGACGGCTCAGTGGATTTGATGACAGCCATGTCTGCCTTCCACTGGTTTGACCGACCACGCTTTCTCAAGGAGGCCCACAGAGTCCTGAAGCCCCGTGGCTGCTTGGCGCTGCTTAACTACACCATTGACATGGAGCTCAGCCACCCTGACTGCTGCTCACAGACACTCAACGATGTCTGCAAAGAG TTTTATGAAGCCCTGAAACCTTACCGCAGTCCTCACCTTGGAGTCAGCTCTATTGAGTTATACAGAGAGGCCTATAACTCAATCCCTTACCCTGACAAGGAGTG gcaggagtgtgtgtgggtgaaaaGGCCCGTGCCTCTCTCCAGCTACATGGGGCTGGTAGAGTCGTTCTCCAGCTTTCAGCGTCTGCTGAGAGAAGACCCACAGAAAGCCACCGAGCTCTCCAGGGACATCTGTCAAAA GTTGATGTCGGTGATGAGGGTGACCTCTGAGGACACAGAGGTGGTGTTGGCTGTGAAGTATTTCTACCTTCTGGCCAGCAAACCACAGGAAGCCTGa